A stretch of DNA from candidate division Zixibacteria bacterium HGW-Zixibacteria-1:
GCGATCTTTCGCCGGAAAATCAGATAGATCTAAAACTTCTCAAGAGTAATGTCGATATTGCCCTGGCCGAGCTGAACAAAACCAAATTCTATAACAGAAATCCTTTTATTTATATCGATGATGCCGTGTACGGCATCTACCTGATTCTGGCTTCCGATTATGCCCCGCTGGAAAACCGGGTCCAGAATATTATCGCGAGAATGAAGGTTGTTCCTGACCTGCTTAGCCAGGCCAGGAAAAATCTGAAAGCCCCGCCTCCGGTATTTACAGATGCGGCCATCGAAATGGTCAATACCGGGGTCGATTTTTATCGCTCGATGCAGTCCGACCTGTCCGGACAGTTCCCTATCCTGGCTTCAGAGATAAATATCGCGGTGGACCGCGCCGTCAGTTCGATGCTGGAATACAAACATTTCCTTGAGAATATTACTCCCGGCGACCCTAAATCTTTTGCGGTCGGCAGGGATCATTATGATTACCTGCTTCAGCATCAGTATTTTCTCGATTTTAATTCCGATTCACTTCTGAAGATCGGCGAAAACCTGCTTGAAGAAACAAAACAACTCTATAATGAATATCTTGCCGATCATGATCCCTCGAACTCGCAGGTGGATTCGGTATTTGTCCTCGATTGTCTGACTAAAGACGATATCCTGAGGTACTATAACTGGGAAGTTGATCAGACTAAACTTTATCTTAATGAAAATAATATTGTCACAGTACCTGATGATATCGGCCGGTGTCTTGTTATCGAAACGCCGCCGTTCCTGACCGGCATGATCAGCACTCTAGCCTATGAGCCGCCGGGGGAATTCAGCCCCGTTCAAACCGGCTATTTCTATGTCAGGCCGATTCCGGATACGATGGATGCCGGCCAGCGCGCCGCCAGATATAAATATATTAATCGGCGCGGCTTCAAGGGAGGCGTCGTCCATGAGGCCTATCCCGGCCATCATCTTCAGATGCAAATGGCTTCACTTCTTGATGATGACGTCAGGAAGTGGCAGGACAATATGTTGCTAAAAGAAGGGTGGGCGTTGTACTGCGAAGAAATGATGTACAACAGCGGATTTTACGGCAGTGACGATCGCCAGTATCTTCGCGTGCTCGGGGGTATCGCCTTTCGAGCCGCCCGGATAATAGTCGATGTCAAACTTCAGACCGGGCAAATGTCGGTCGAGGAAGCAATCAAATGGATGGCAGAAACGACTGAATCGGACACATCAACGATGCGGACGGAAATTAACTGGTACGTTCAAAAACCGACCGTTCCGATGACATACCTTACCGGCAAGCTGGAGATCCTTAAATTGCTCGATGAGGTCAAAGCGCGCGAGGGCGAAAACTTTTCTTTGCAGGATTTTCACGACAGATTATTGGCGGAAGGCTCTCTGCCGCCGGCTTTGATACGTGAACGGTGGGGGCTGGATCAATAGGGTCGATCGAATCAGTGTAAACATTTATCCGGGAATATTCCAAAGATGGAATTAATCGGTCATAAACCGGAACGCAAAGTGGTCATCTACTTTCTTGCGGCTATTATGGTCGGGGCCCTTCTTTTGCTTCTCCCGATAAGTTCCTCCGGTCAGCCGGTCAGTCTTATTGATGCTCTTTTTACGGCCACATCGGCTATTTGTGTCACCGGATTGACGGTCCTCGACACCGGTCACGATTTTTCATTCTTTGGACAGATAGTTATTCTGATTCTCGTACAACTCGGCGGGATCGGAATTATGACCCTTGCCACGACTTTGTTGATAACGATAGTACCCAAGCTTTCATTTCAGGACAGGCTGGCTATTACGCAAACATTGGGCGGCGACAGGAGAGTGAAGCCGTACTCACTGCTCAAAGCTGTCATGCTGACAACTTTTACGGTCGAGCTTATCGGAGCTGTCATGTTGTTTCTGCGTTTCGGCCGAGAATTCCCGGTGGGCAAGGCGGTTTATTATTCCGTCTTTCATTCTATCTCAGCCTTCTGCAACGCCGGATTTTCACCATTCAGCAACAGCCTTGAAAACTATCGCAATGACCTGCCGATGCTGGCAATCTTTGCCGTGTTAATAATACTTGGCGGGCTTGGTTTTGTCGTCATCAACGAATTGGCGGCGAAGATGCGGAATAAAAAATTAAAGCTTTCGCTGCATTCCAAATTGTGCCTCATTGTTACCGCGGCTCTTATTATAATCGGGACGACCGCCTTCATGGTTGGAGAATACCGCAACGAATTTATTCGGAATTTGGGTTTTGTTGATGGACTGGGCAATGCTTTCTTCCAGGCGGTGACCAGCCGCACCGCCGGATTTAACGCCATCCCGCAGACCAACCTGACTGAAGTAAGCCTGCTGATAACCATTATTCTGATGTTTATCGGCGCCTGTCCCGGTTCCACCGGCGGAGGTGTTAAAACAACCACGCTGGCGGTTTTGCTGGTTATGGCCTTTAATCGCTTTCGGGGGCGCTCCTCGATGACCGTGTTTAAGAAATCACTGGGCAGTGATTCAATCAACCGCGCCCTGACCGTCATACTTGTGGCCATTTTGATTATTGTCGTTATGTTTGTCATGTTTATGTTTGTGGAAGATAGACCGGTGCCGCACAAATTGAGTCATGGCTGGTTCGTTGAAGGTGCCTTTGAGGTGATGTCGGCCTTCGGAACGGTCGGCTTATCGCTTGGAGCCACGAGCCATTTGCACAGTTTTGGAAAAATCATTATAATTCTTTTAATGTTTACCGGCCGGGTCGGATTGCTGACCCTGGTGTTTACACTGGCCCGACCACCTAAACGAGGCGAGATCGTATATCTCGATGAACAGGTTATGGTCGGTTAGAGGTGTGTTATGAAAAAATTCGCTGTCATAGGTCTGGGTAACTTCGGCGCCACCGTCGCCAGAGAATTGTCGAAACTCGATTGCAAAGTCACCGCCATCGATGTTGACAAGGCCAAGGTGCAATCGCTTCAGGACACGGCCGATCTGGCTATCATCGCCGATGTCACCGATCGTGATTTCCTTGAAAATCTTGGGGTCGAGAATTACGATTGCTTTATTGTATCGACCGGCAAAGATTCCCATGCTTCGATTTTAATCGCGCTGCATCTCAAGGAGCTCGGCGCGGCCCAGATCATCGTCAAGGCCAATTCGGACGACCATGCCAAAATTCTTTACAAAGTCGGCGCCACCGAAGCTTTGATTCCGGAAAAACAAATGGCTGTCAGGCTGTCCCATTCTCTCGGTCGGGCCAATCTGATCGATCAACTGCCGCTGACCGGGGATTACTATGTGGCCGAAGTGGTCCCTCCGGATAGTTTTATAAATAAGCGGCTGATGGACCTGCAGCTTCGAACCAAATTCCATATCCAGGTGATTGCTCTCAAGGACTCTTCGACCGGCGAATTTGAATTTGCCCCCGGCGGCGAGCATATGATCAAGGATAAGGATATTCTGATCATCCTCGGAAAAGAGAAGGACATTATTAAAATTAAAGAATAATTCAACGATCGTTTTGGCAATTATTCAGACACAGGGTAAGGATCAAAGAATATGGCCGATCTGGTTTTTTTGCGCGACCTTGTGGTCATTCTGGCTGTGGCCGTTTTTGTCGTGACTTTTCTGCACCGCCTGAAAATCCCCTCAATCGCCGCTTTTATTTTCGCCGGGATGCTGGTCGGCCCGCAGGGACTGGCTCTTATAAATGATATTCACCAGGTCGAGATCATTGCCGAAATC
This window harbors:
- a CDS encoding Trk family potassium uptake protein; the encoded protein is MELIGHKPERKVVIYFLAAIMVGALLLLLPISSSGQPVSLIDALFTATSAICVTGLTVLDTGHDFSFFGQIVILILVQLGGIGIMTLATTLLITIVPKLSFQDRLAITQTLGGDRRVKPYSLLKAVMLTTFTVELIGAVMLFLRFGREFPVGKAVYYSVFHSISAFCNAGFSPFSNSLENYRNDLPMLAIFAVLIILGGLGFVVINELAAKMRNKKLKLSLHSKLCLIVTAALIIIGTTAFMVGEYRNEFIRNLGFVDGLGNAFFQAVTSRTAGFNAIPQTNLTEVSLLITIILMFIGACPGSTGGGVKTTTLAVLLVMAFNRFRGRSSMTVFKKSLGSDSINRALTVILVAILIIVVMFVMFMFVEDRPVPHKLSHGWFVEGAFEVMSAFGTVGLSLGATSHLHSFGKIIIILLMFTGRVGLLTLVFTLARPPKRGEIVYLDEQVMVG
- a CDS encoding potassium transporter TrkA → MKKFAVIGLGNFGATVARELSKLDCKVTAIDVDKAKVQSLQDTADLAIIADVTDRDFLENLGVENYDCFIVSTGKDSHASILIALHLKELGAAQIIVKANSDDHAKILYKVGATEALIPEKQMAVRLSHSLGRANLIDQLPLTGDYYVAEVVPPDSFINKRLMDLQLRTKFHIQVIALKDSSTGEFEFAPGGEHMIKDKDILIILGKEKDIIKIKE